GGAACACGCCGTTTATTTCCTGGAACTCGGAGCCGATACCAAAGCCGCCACCTACTTCCAATTTGCCGCACAAAACTTCCAGGGCATTGCCAAAATGCTGATCGAGCAGGAGACTCGGCGATCGCACCTGGATTCCAGGGAGGGGTAGTGATCGGGTTTTGGGAAGGCAGGCGGGTTCGGTGATCGCGCCTATGATTGCGCCTATGATCGCGCCTATAAGCGTGCTTATGACAGCGCTTATGACAGTGGCAAAAGAATTTCAAATTCGGTGCCGATGCCAGCGGGCGCGTCGGCTGGGAAAAGGGCGGGAGATTTGAGGCGAAACTGGCCGCCGTGTTTGGCGGTGACAATTTGATAGCTGACGGATAGGCTGGTTTCTTTGGCAGCACGACGCTCGACGGTGAACGACTCTAGAATACGCTGCTGGACTTCGGGCGAGAGTCCGGGGCCGTTGTCCGTAATGCGGACAGACACCCAGCGGCGTTCGTTTCGCGCTGCTGCCCCTGAGGGCGATTGGGCTGTTTTAGCGGTTGCTTGGATGGGGTCTGAGTCGGCTGGCGCGATCGCCCCCGATGGGTTGGCCCATGTCCCGCCGCTGGGTGATGGGTCCGACAGTCCCCGGACAGATGTAGTGATGACTATCTGGGGTTTGCTGAGAGAACCGGCCGCCGTGTGGGTGGGGCGATCGCTCATCCCCTCAACCCAGTTCTGGTAAGTGGCCGAGTCCAGCAGCGCCTCGACGGCGTTGATCAAAATATTCATAAACACCTGACTCAGTTGCCCAATAAAGCAGGGCACGGGCGGCAGATGCCCATATTCACACACGATGTCGATTTCTCCAGTCAGGCGGCTTTTTAGCAGCAGCACCATGCTGTCAAGGCATTCATGCAGGTTGGCAGGCTTGGGATAGACCTCATCCACATGGCAAAAGTTTTGCAGGCTGGTGGCCAGGTTCTTGAGCCGCTCGGCTCCGGCGCGGATGCTGGCGATCGCCTGGGGCAGATCCCGTTTTACGTAATCTAGCTCAATAGCTTGCTGAAGCTGCTGCACCGCAGGCGGTACCGACGGCAGGCTGGCTTCGTAGGCGGCGATTAGATTCAGCAGGTCGGCGGCATAGCTCGACACATGGCTGAGGTTTCCCCAGATAAAGCCCACCGGGTCGAGGATTTCATGGGCTACGCCGTCCACCAGTCTCCCCAGCCCAGCCATTTTTTCGCTCTGAATCAGTTGCACCTGGGTTCGCTCATAGCGCACCTGGGTTTCGATGCCGCGAATCTGCCAATGGGCCCGGTTCAGATCATGGGGGCTGAGCAGATAATACGCCCCGTCTGCCTGCACCACGATTGGCTCGTTGAACTGGTCGGGCGATCGCCGTAAGACCTGCTGCGCCGCTGCCAGAATCGGCGTGTGCCCTGGTAGCATTAGCGGCGGCTGGGCGGCGTAGCTGTGCAAGACTTTCAGCGGGCGACCGAGAAATAACTCCGCCCCATGCGGCCGCAGCAGATATTCCAGAAAGCGCTGACGCGACAGCATCCCCACAAACCGCGCCGCATCCCACAGCACCACGCCCGGCAGCGCTGGATGCTCCTCGAACACCGCCGCAACTTGCAGCCCCGTCTGTCCACAATCTGCCCGAAAGTCGTGCAGCGGCAGTTCTTCCAGCGTAGACTCTGAGCTAAGCACTTGAATGTTGGCTTCGCGCAATCGCGGCATCAAAAAATTCTCAGTTAGCGCCTCAGGTGGTTCCCCAGTCAGCACCCCAGTTAGCATTTCTGATAGCGGAGATTCTGCGGAACAATCGGTCGGGAAGTCGCTCGATATCATGAACAGGTTATCTAGAACAGGTTATCTATCGGTCGGAAACAGTCTCAGCGCAGACAGACCGAGCCAATCCCGGCCGGGAAAGCTTCCAAACTCGAAAGTCTCCAAAACCGGGCGATCGCTGTCAAGATTGCTGTCAATTGGGAAACCGTTCAGACAAAATTACACCGTGTAGGACTTACGCAGTTGAACGATTTCTCGCGGGCGCAGCCTGCGAGAAATCGTTCAGAATCGCGAGAAATCGTTCAGAATCTAGAAAACTTATCGCAAGTGCGTAAGTCCTGAACGTGATTAGATGAAATTATTTGTTTAGAATGCCCAGAAATCAAAAAACAGCATCTATTCTTTAGGAGTAGGCAGGCGGCAGGATTCAGCATTCAGGTCAAAAGTCTGGCTACACAACCGTTTCCTGTACTGCCGCAAACATCCCCATCCCTTCGTCTTTCCAAACCTTAATTTCCAACCCCTCATCCCCCAAATCCCTATGACTACTGATTCCACTGCTGCGGCAATTCCCGTTATGTTGCAAAGTGAGGTGATCGGCAAAGTTGTCATCAAGCCGGACACGGCTGAGGAAGTCGGGCGCGTCAGTCGGCTCTGGCTCGATCCCAAAGCGCATCAAATTGTGGGGCTGGAATGCACAGCGGGCGCATTGGGGATTAAGCGCCATGCCTATAATTGGCTACAAATTGCCAGCATTGGCTCTGAAGGAGTTATTCTCAAGGCCCACATTGGCCCAGAACCGACCAAGCCCGATACGGTTGTGTTCGTGCTGGGTGATGAGGTGTGGACGGATAGCGGCAGCCGCGCTGGGCTGGTGGTGGATTATCGCCTTGACCCGACGAGCGGGCGCGTGCTGGATTACCTGTTTACAACCGACGGCTGGGGCGGACTGACGAAGGGACTGCATCGGCTGCATCCGGCGGGCGTGATTGGCGTGAGCGATCGCCGCTTGGTTTGCACTGTGTCTTCGGTCGAGGCGGCGGAGTTGGAAAGCCCCGGCGTGGTGCAGAAGGTGCAGCAGGCGCGGGATTTCCTCAAAAATGATTATTCTCAAACCAAAGCAGATGTCAGCAACCTCAAGCAAAAGCTGACGGGCTTCGTTGGGCAGGCGCAAAGCAGTGCCCAATCGCTAACCGAGCAAACCAAAGCCACCCTTGCAGAGAAAGCTGAGCAGCTTCAGCAAACGACCGAAAAGGCAAAAGAAACCCTTGCGGATAAAGCTGGCCAGCTTCAGCAAACAGCTGAGAACGCTGCTGCACAGGCAAAAGAGAAGCTGGCCGACGCGACAACCCAGATGCAAGCAACGGGGGAAAAAGCCAAAGAGTCTATGGCTAATCTCACGGCCCAGGCACAGGACAAGGCACAGCAGCTTTCGGAACAGGCTCAGGGGGCGATCGCCGATGCAACCCAGCGCCTCCAGCCGCCTGAGCCGCCTGCTGCCAGCCCAGAAGACCTGCCTGATTCCTCTAATTCCTAATCCACTTCCTAATCAACACCTCCCGCTTCCCGCCACAGGTTTGAGCTTGTTTGAGGTCATAACGCTGAAACCACTGGGAAATGGTTCTGGTGTCAAGGGCGATCGCACAATCCACCTCTTTTTCGATGGAGAAGGACGGGTTTTGCGATCGCCCTTTTTGCAACAAACCAAGAGGTTCATGCTAGCGGGTGATCAGAGTGGGTGATCTGGGTCTACACCGCAGCATGAAGAATTATTTTGAGCCTTTGCCTATCTTGATACTAGAGAGCGATTCAGGATTGTATCTCGACTTGGTGAACGAACCTTCTGCAAGTGGGGGTGTTCCCATTGCACCCCCGCCCTTCCTTCCAGACGGTTTTCAGTGCAAGGTTCCACCATCAAGCCTTCAGGATTAAATAGCAGAATGACTTACGCAGTTGGACAATTTCTCGCGGGCTGCGCCCGCGAGAAATTGTCCAAAACCCAAAGAGCTTATCGCAAGTGCGTAAGTCCTGAACAGTTTCAGAGTTTTAGCAAGGTTACTGTGCGGGGAGCTAGTCTAACCCTTGCAGCACACCTAGCGCCCGACCCCCCGACCAAACTTCAGGATTCGTGACCATGAAAACGGTTTATTCTTTGCAACAATTCATCGCCGTGCTATCGGGGCTGGGATATTTCGCAAATTCGGACGCAAACTCGGACAGCCTGCAAAACAACCCGCAGCCAGAGCAGCGCAAAGGACAAAGCCAGCGGGCGAGGGATGACCTGCAACTGGCAATTTGTACCTTTCAGGCACACTACGGGCTGCCGCTGACGGGCGAAGCAGACCAGCCCACCCAGGAAAAAGCACGCCAGCTTATTCGCAACTTGCACCACGGACTGAAACAAACCGTGAGTCCGGATCTGTCCATCAGCGAGTTTTATGGGCCGCGCACGGTTAGCGCCGTTCAGCAGTTTCAAGCGCAACACAGACTGCCTGCGACTGGCGTTGCCACGGCTAGCGTCCGCAGCGCTATTGAAGAAGACCTCAAACAGCAACTCCGGCAAGCCCTCGGCCGTGCTGGCAATCGGCGTACCCCTTGTCCCTGTGCAAATTAGTGGGCTGGAATCGACCCAAAAGCCAGGGCACGTAATCAACGTTGTCCCAAAGCCGTCATCCGCATCCTCATCATCCGCATCCTAAAGACTCAAAATTTTGCAAGGTCCTGGACAATATCTATATAAACTATTAACAAAGTAGATTACACAGCAGCGCGATCGCCCCATTTTATTCACGCTGCCTGCACCTAACTCGATTCATGCAGCCCTTAAATCCCTCGTCTAAAGGCGCGAGATGTGCCTGAAATCAGCTATTTGTGCAACTCGGCGGTCACGCTGTCTGGCAGCCATAGAGCCAGCAGAAAATATAGTCTGAAAAAGGGAAAGGGGCGATCGCCCACCCAAATCTCACGCGCCGCCGGAATTTGAGTTTCAAATTTGTATTCTTTGAAACCAGACTCCGCCTTTTTGCGGACAAAATACCCGCCGAATATGGGTTCTTTTGATGTAGGAAGTGTGAACTTCAGAGGCCCCCTCGGGAATTTTCGGAGGGCAGCTTGTAGAACTTTATGTAAGAGCTTTGTGCAAACTGCCTCCATCGACCTGTTTGTGACTCGCTTGAGTCTGCGTCTTGCATCAAGACTGCTTTGTGACAACAGGCATTGAGCCGTTTGCCGCCGAAACCGGGTGCGTCTAGACCATTAGCATCAACACTGCGTCATCACAAGACCTACGCAGAACCTAACGTAAAACCTGCGTAAGCCCATTGGCTAAAGCCGATAGATGTTTATAGACCGAATCCTCAGGACTGGCCTAGCGTTTGGATTCTTATTGAGTTGTCAAATTGAGTTGTCAATAAGAGTTGTCACCGACCAAAACCGCATCCCGGTGTGGACTGTTGACTGAATCCATTGCCTTAGCCCAAGCGCCTGCCGCGATCTGCCACCCGTCCACTCCTCCGCAAGTTTCCCCCTTTCGGATGTGGCACTCGACTCTAGTCGCAGGGTTAGTTGGCATCGCTTTGTGCAGAGGACTGGAAGTCTTTGCTAGCCGCGACGCTCAAACGCTTGGATGGAACCTGAATATTCTTTTTCAGTCCTGATGAATTAGTCCTGAATACCGGGAACACTATCGGTAAGCAGTGAAAGAAGCCCCTTGTTACCTGGAGCAACTGAGACGAGTACTATGCCAGCAAGATCTTTCTCCGCTGAGGCGGACTACAACGACTCCTCGAATAGCTTTGAGCTTCAAACTGGCGCTGTCAACGCTCAAGATGACGATTTAGAAGCGCAACTGAGCGAGGATTTGGCAAGCCTGGAAATGGAGTATGGGGCGGGTGCAATCGGCAAAAACGCCACCGCGCGGCGCACGACTGACTTGGTGCGACTCTACCTCCAGGAAATTGGGCGGGTGCGGCTCCTGGGGCGCGATGAAGAAGTCTCGGAAGCTCAAAAGGTGCAGCGCTATATGTCTTTGCTAGAGGCTTGCCACAAAGCAGCCGAACAGGGCGACCAAGCGCTCCAGCACTACCTGCAAATTATGGAAACTCAGGATCGGCTGGCATCCATGCTGGGGCATCGTCCCTCGCTAGAGCGCTGGGCCGAGGCGGCGGGGATCGCCGTGACAGAACTGAAGCCGCTGCTGGCACAGGGCAAGCGCCGCTGGGCAGAACTGGTGCAGCGTCCGGTGGAGGAATTGGAACTGGTGCAATCGGAAGGGCTGGCTGCCAAGGATCACATGATCAAGGCCAACCTGCGCCTAGTGGTGTCGGTGGCCAAGAAGTATCAGAATCGCGGGCTGGAATTGCTGGATCTGATTCAAGAGGGCACGCTGGGTCTGGAGCGAGCAGTGGAGAAATTTGACCCGACGAAGGGTTATCGCTTCAGCACCTATGCCTACTGGTGGATTCGGCAGGGCATCACGCGGGCGATCGCCACCCAAAGCCGAATTATCCGCCTGCCCGTCCACATCACCGAAAAGCTCAACAAAATCAAGAAAGCGCAGCGCAAAGTCTCTCAGGAGAAGGGCCGCACCGCCACCTACGAAGACATCGCTGCCGAACTCGACATGACCGCGCCCCAGGTACGCGAGGTGTTGCAGCGTGTTCCCCGCGCTGTGTCTCTGGAAACCAAAGTGGGCAAGGAGCGCGACACGGAACTGGGCGACCTGCTGGAAACCGAAGGCGCATCGCCAGAGGAACTGCTGATGCGGGAATCTCTGATCCGCGATTTGCAGCAGTTGCTCACCGACCTTACCAGCCGCGAGCGCGACGTAATTCAGATGCGCTTTGGACTGGGCGACGGACAGCCCTATTCTCTGGCGGAAATTGGCCGGGCGCTGGATCTGTCTCGTGAGCGGGTGCGCCAGATCGAGGCGAAGGCGTTGCAAAAGCTGCGTCAGCCCAAGCGTCGCAACCGCGTCCGCGACTATCTGGAAGCGCTGTCGTAGCGCGATCAGCTAGTTCAACAGCTAGTCCAACCGTCAGTCCAAACCATTGAACAGTGCATCTGACCTAGTTGGATGCACTTTCGCGTTTTATAGTCCGCATTTTGTAGAGAATGTGACTGGATTTGGAGAAGGTATCTAAAGCGCTTGTCAGTCCGTCTTCTACGGCAGCTTGGGAAATCGCTAGGATTAGACATAGAGCAGGATATCGGGCAAGACATCGAGCAGGCGCGATGAGGCGCTTCGTAACCCAATTCCATGCCCCTTGCTGTGCCAACTTGTGGCTAACTTGTGTGCCAACTTGTGGCTACTTGTAGCTAACTTGTAAAGCTGCTGTTTGAGGCGGATCTGAGAGGGCAATGGGGCTGGGTCATAGTCTTGAATTGTTGGCTGGATCATTGCAGGAGTTTGAGATTGGCAGATCGTAAGGACAGGTCAGACCGTTCAGGCAGTCCCCATCCTAGAACCCTTCCTACAAACCCGGCTCAGGACGCTGCCGAGCGATCGCCCTTTGACCCCGCCCTGGATCAAGAACTGGACGAGGCGATCGCCAGTTTTCGCGAGATCCAGGCAGATCTAACCTACTGTCAGGCGCAGGACGCGCTGCGGGATCTGGTGAATGGGCTAGATCTGACCCCGCGAGAGCGATCGGGTTTGGAAACAGAGCTAACCAGCCTGCAAACCCTGCTGCAAAAGCTCGACCGCATGGTGGTGCAAATTGCGGTGTTTGGCATGGTGGGGCGGGGCAAGTCGTCGCTGCTGAATGCGCTGCTGGGGCAGTCGGTGTTTGAAACGGGGCCGGTGCATGGCATCACGCAGGCGGTGCAGGCGGCGAACTGGGAAATTCGGCAGGAGGCGATCGCCGGAAGCGCTCAGGAGGTTCTGCGGGTGTCGCTGCCGGGAACGGGCCAGTCGCAGGTAGAGCTGATCGACACACCGGGCATCGACGAAGTAGACGGCGAGGGGCGCGAACAACTGGCACAGCAGATTGCCAAACAGGCGGATCTAATCCTGTTCGTTGTATCGGGCGATATTACCCGCGTGGAATATGAGGCGTTGTCGGCGCTGCGGCAGGCGGCTAAGCCGATGCTGCTGGTGTTCAACAAGGTGGATCAGTATCCCGATGCCGATCGTCAAGCAATTTATCAGACCATCCGCGACCAGCGCGTGCGAGAACTGCTGTCGCCGGACGAAATCGTCATGGCGGCGGCTTCGCCGATGACGACGACGGCCGTGCGTCAGCCTGATGGCCAGCTTGTGGTGCGCCGAGAAGCCGGAAAGCCCCAGATAGACGACCTGAAGCTGAAAATTTTGGAGATTTTGCACCGCGAGGGCAAGTCGCTGGTGGCGCTGAATACGATGCTCTATGCCGACGATGTGAGCGATCGCCTGTTGCAGCGCAAGCTCGAAATCCGCGATCGCAGCGCCGATGACCTGATCTGGCAGGGCGTGATGACCAAGGCCGTGGCGATCGCCCTGAACCCGATTACCGTGCTGGATCTGCTGGGCGGCGCAGTGATTGAAATTGCCCTGATTGTCACCCTGTCACGGCTCTACGGCATCCCCATGACCCAGCAAAACGCCCTCATGCTGCTGCAAAAAATGGCAATTGGGCTAGGCGGCGTGACGGCCAGCGACCTGCTGCTGACGCTGGGACTGGGTTCGCTGAAAAGCCTGCTGGGTGCCGCGGCTCCAGCTACTGGGGGCGCGTCGGTGTTGCCCTATGCCTCCGTGGCGATCGCCCAGGCAGGGGTCGCAGGAGTGTCTACCTACGTCATTGGCCAGCTCACCAAAACCTACCTCGCCAACGGCGCATCCTGGGGGCCCACCGGGCTAAAAACCGTCGTCAGCGAAATTCTTGACTCTCTTGACGAAGCCTCCATTCTGAGCCGAATTAAGGACGAATTGCAGGCTAAGTTGGAGCAGCGATAGAAGGGATGGGGAGAATGGCTGATTTTCAGATCTTTGAGCAATCTATTCAGATCAGCGCCAGCGCAACAGCGGTCGAGCAGTGTCTTATAGACCTGGAGTTGATGCATCGCTGGCTCAATCCGGCGCTGCGCTGTGAGCCTGTGGGTGTTTGGAGTACAGAGCTAGGCAGCAAGAGCCGATTTCTGATTCAAACGCCGCTGGCGCAACCTGCGCTCTACAGCACGGTGGTCGAGCGGGAGCCAGGGCTGATCGTGTGGGAGTTTAGGGGATTCTTTCAGGGGCGCGATCGCTGGGAGTGTCAACCGACTTCTACGGGCACGACGCTGATCAATCGCTTTGAGTTTCGCATTCCCAACCCCGTCATCCGCTATGGGTTTAATACGTTTGCGGCGGAGTGGACTCGGCAGGATATGCAGGCGCAGTTGCGGCGGCTAAAGCGCGTGGCAGAAGCGCTTTACAATAGCTCACAAACCGCGCCCAAAAAGTGAAGAAACGTATGCAAAACTAAACCTTGATTACAGATTCCCAGCCTTCAACGGGGAATTTCCGACCTGGGTGATAGTTTGATGAGTATCGAATAACACCATCAAAAACTTTCGCTCGGTTTAGCTCAATGTACGATAAGAACACGAAAAAAGATTGGTTGAGCGCGGTTCTAACTGCGACGCTGGGCGCAGGAGCCGTGACCACATTTGCCATTAGCCAGGGGCAACATCCGGCGATCGCCCTCAGTATTACAGCCTTTGCAGTTTTGGCTGCCTTAATGATTGATCACTACAGCCCGTCCTGAGTTTTAGCTGCAATTTGAGTCTAAATTCAAGCAAAACGGGAAACCAAAACTTGAGCTGACCTGAGCTATTGCTCAATCCCGACTATTGCCCAACGAGGTAATTTTCCGGTGCAGTCTCCTAATCAGGCTCTTTGGGGAAAGACTTTTGCCGCTCCTGCCATGCCTGCCAAAGGTCGGGGCGGCGTTTCTGCGTGCGCTCGAGCTGCTGTTCGTGCCGCCAGTGGGCGATCGCCTGGTGGTTTCCCGACAGCAGCACATCGGGCACGCGCCACCCGCGAAACTCCGCCGGACGAGTGTATTGGGGATAGTCCAGCAGCCCATCCTCAAAGCTTTCCAGCTTCAGCGACTCGACTTTTCCCACCGTCCCCGGCAGCAGGCGAATCACGCCATTTAGCAGCGCCAGCGCCGGAATTTCGCCACAGGTCAATACAAAGTCCCCCAGCGACACTTCCCGCGTCACCAGATGCAGCACGCGCTCGTCTACGCCCTCGTAGTGTCCACAGATAATGACCAGTTGATCCCGGCTGCTGGAAAACTCCTGAAACATCCGCTGGCACATCGGCTCCCCCTGCGGAGTCATGAGCAGCACCTCCCGTCGGGGTAGCACGGGCAGCGACTCCACCGCTGCAAAGATCGGCTCCGGCTTCATCAACATCCCCACGCCGCCGCCATAGGGTTCGTCATCGACCTTGTGATGCTTGTCGGTAGTGAAATCGCGGGGATTGGTCAGATGCACCTCCGCGATCTGGTTTGCCAGCGCTTTGCCCAGCAGTCCGGATTGCAGGGGAGAGGAAAAGAAATCGGGAAACAGGGTGATTAGGTCGAAGCGCACGAGGGAAAGAGGGAAGAACGAAGAGGGAAGAACGAAGAGAGAAGAGGGCTGGAAGGGGGGGCGGCTGCTTTGGAGTATTGTTCTTTGGAATAGTTTTCGGAGTGGTTTCTGGAGGCTTTGGGGGGTTGGTGGTCGTAAAAGGCGATAGGTTTTTGCACCTATGCTCAAGGGGGAATGTAATGAAGCTAGGATAGGGTTCGCACAAAAACTACCGTTAAAGGCTTGAGAGTATGGTTAAATAATTACGCTTAGACTCTAGACCTACTCCCATTAGATTTGCTGATTTAATCGCAATGTGCGACTTTGCCGATCTCCCTCACCCTAAATCCCTCTCCCAGAGAGGGAGAGGGACTTCAAGCCTCTCTTGCTCCCCTTCTCCCGACATGGGAGAAGGGGTTGGGGGATGAGGGCAAATTGGAAGTTGCACATCCCGTGATTTAACTTGTCGAATCTAAATTCTATTCGACTGAACTTTATCAGGATAAAGCAGAGTCGGCGATGTATGCGAGATTGCGCCTGCGAGATTGCGCTTGCGAGATTGCAAGCACCATCGCTCGTCTTTTGGCGATTTATCCGAGGGTTCATGCCTTGACCGCTGATTTCGCTGCATACTTGCTGCATATTTACTGCACGGTAGAAGATTTTCCTGCTGTTTTTCCCTGAGTCCCCACTCGCCAGCAACCTTCACTCTTGAGTAATGAGTAACACTCAACACGGGCTTGGCAAATTATTAGAACGGCTAGTGTCGCGCCGTCCGCTTTCAGAGCGGATGTTCCAATCTGATCCTACCCTCCAGCGTCAACGGATGCCCCAGTCTACAGAAACAGCGGTTATGGTCATCGGCGGTGCCGAAGACAAAGTCCACGGTCGTGAAATTCTCCGCACGTTTTTTCATCGATCTCGCGGTGCGGATGCGCGGATTGCCATCATTCCTTCGGCTTCGCGGGAGCCGGGGGTGATCGGCAGCCGCTACCGCGAGATTTTTGAAGACATGGGCGCAAAGGATATTGCCATTTTCGACATCCAAGATCGGGATCAGGGGAGCCATCCTGAATGGCAGGCGTTTCTGGAAGACTGTACGGGCGTGTTTATGACCGGGGGCGACCAGTTGCGGCTATGCGGGCTGCTGTCGGATACGCCCATCATGGAAAAGGTGAGAATTCGCGCTCAACTGGGCGAAATTACGCTGGCGGGCACGAGCGCTGGGGCAGCCGTAATGGGGCAGCACATGATTGCGGGTGGCGGTAGCGGGGAGCCGCCGAATCGGTCGCTGGTAGATCTAACGACCGGACTCAACATTATTCCTGAAGTGCTGGTGGATCAGCATTTTCACAATCGCAATCGGATGGCGCGGCTGATGAGTGCGATCGCCGCCTATCCCGAAAAGCTAGGCATTGGCATCGACGAGGATACCTGCGCCATGTTTCAGGGCAATGGCACCTTTGAGGTGATTGGCAAAGGCACGGTGACGGTGATCGACCCAGGTCAGATTTCCTTT
The Thermoleptolyngbya sichuanensis A183 DNA segment above includes these coding regions:
- a CDS encoding sensor histidine kinase — translated: MPRLREANIQVLSSESTLEELPLHDFRADCGQTGLQVAAVFEEHPALPGVVLWDAARFVGMLSRQRFLEYLLRPHGAELFLGRPLKVLHSYAAQPPLMLPGHTPILAAAQQVLRRSPDQFNEPIVVQADGAYYLLSPHDLNRAHWQIRGIETQVRYERTQVQLIQSEKMAGLGRLVDGVAHEILDPVGFIWGNLSHVSSYAADLLNLIAAYEASLPSVPPAVQQLQQAIELDYVKRDLPQAIASIRAGAERLKNLATSLQNFCHVDEVYPKPANLHECLDSMVLLLKSRLTGEIDIVCEYGHLPPVPCFIGQLSQVFMNILINAVEALLDSATYQNWVEGMSDRPTHTAAGSLSKPQIVITTSVRGLSDPSPSGGTWANPSGAIAPADSDPIQATAKTAQSPSGAAARNERRWVSVRITDNGPGLSPEVQQRILESFTVERRAAKETSLSVSYQIVTAKHGGQFRLKSPALFPADAPAGIGTEFEILLPLS
- a CDS encoding PRC-barrel domain-containing protein encodes the protein MTTDSTAAAIPVMLQSEVIGKVVIKPDTAEEVGRVSRLWLDPKAHQIVGLECTAGALGIKRHAYNWLQIASIGSEGVILKAHIGPEPTKPDTVVFVLGDEVWTDSGSRAGLVVDYRLDPTSGRVLDYLFTTDGWGGLTKGLHRLHPAGVIGVSDRRLVCTVSSVEAAELESPGVVQKVQQARDFLKNDYSQTKADVSNLKQKLTGFVGQAQSSAQSLTEQTKATLAEKAEQLQQTTEKAKETLADKAGQLQQTAENAAAQAKEKLADATTQMQATGEKAKESMANLTAQAQDKAQQLSEQAQGAIADATQRLQPPEPPAASPEDLPDSSNS
- a CDS encoding peptidoglycan-binding domain-containing protein, which encodes MKTVYSLQQFIAVLSGLGYFANSDANSDSLQNNPQPEQRKGQSQRARDDLQLAICTFQAHYGLPLTGEADQPTQEKARQLIRNLHHGLKQTVSPDLSISEFYGPRTVSAVQQFQAQHRLPATGVATASVRSAIEEDLKQQLRQALGRAGNRRTPCPCAN
- the sigC gene encoding RNA polymerase sigma factor SigC yields the protein MPARSFSAEADYNDSSNSFELQTGAVNAQDDDLEAQLSEDLASLEMEYGAGAIGKNATARRTTDLVRLYLQEIGRVRLLGRDEEVSEAQKVQRYMSLLEACHKAAEQGDQALQHYLQIMETQDRLASMLGHRPSLERWAEAAGIAVTELKPLLAQGKRRWAELVQRPVEELELVQSEGLAAKDHMIKANLRLVVSVAKKYQNRGLELLDLIQEGTLGLERAVEKFDPTKGYRFSTYAYWWIRQGITRAIATQSRIIRLPVHITEKLNKIKKAQRKVSQEKGRTATYEDIAAELDMTAPQVREVLQRVPRAVSLETKVGKERDTELGDLLETEGASPEELLMRESLIRDLQQLLTDLTSRERDVIQMRFGLGDGQPYSLAEIGRALDLSRERVRQIEAKALQKLRQPKRRNRVRDYLEALS
- a CDS encoding GTP-binding protein, which encodes MDQELDEAIASFREIQADLTYCQAQDALRDLVNGLDLTPRERSGLETELTSLQTLLQKLDRMVVQIAVFGMVGRGKSSLLNALLGQSVFETGPVHGITQAVQAANWEIRQEAIAGSAQEVLRVSLPGTGQSQVELIDTPGIDEVDGEGREQLAQQIAKQADLILFVVSGDITRVEYEALSALRQAAKPMLLVFNKVDQYPDADRQAIYQTIRDQRVRELLSPDEIVMAAASPMTTTAVRQPDGQLVVRREAGKPQIDDLKLKILEILHREGKSLVALNTMLYADDVSDRLLQRKLEIRDRSADDLIWQGVMTKAVAIALNPITVLDLLGGAVIEIALIVTLSRLYGIPMTQQNALMLLQKMAIGLGGVTASDLLLTLGLGSLKSLLGAAAPATGGASVLPYASVAIAQAGVAGVSTYVIGQLTKTYLANGASWGPTGLKTVVSEILDSLDEASILSRIKDELQAKLEQR
- a CDS encoding SRPBCC family protein — encoded protein: MADFQIFEQSIQISASATAVEQCLIDLELMHRWLNPALRCEPVGVWSTELGSKSRFLIQTPLAQPALYSTVVEREPGLIVWEFRGFFQGRDRWECQPTSTGTTLINRFEFRIPNPVIRYGFNTFAAEWTRQDMQAQLRRLKRVAEALYNSSQTAPKK
- the trmD gene encoding tRNA (guanosine(37)-N1)-methyltransferase TrmD, coding for MRFDLITLFPDFFSSPLQSGLLGKALANQIAEVHLTNPRDFTTDKHHKVDDEPYGGGVGMLMKPEPIFAAVESLPVLPRREVLLMTPQGEPMCQRMFQEFSSSRDQLVIICGHYEGVDERVLHLVTREVSLGDFVLTCGEIPALALLNGVIRLLPGTVGKVESLKLESFEDGLLDYPQYTRPAEFRGWRVPDVLLSGNHQAIAHWRHEQQLERTQKRRPDLWQAWQERQKSFPKEPD
- a CDS encoding cyanophycinase, whose product is MFQSDPTLQRQRMPQSTETAVMVIGGAEDKVHGREILRTFFHRSRGADARIAIIPSASREPGVIGSRYREIFEDMGAKDIAIFDIQDRDQGSHPEWQAFLEDCTGVFMTGGDQLRLCGLLSDTPIMEKVRIRAQLGEITLAGTSAGAAVMGQHMIAGGGSGEPPNRSLVDLTTGLNIIPEVLVDQHFHNRNRMARLMSAIAAYPEKLGIGIDEDTCAMFQGNGTFEVIGKGTVTVIDPGQISFTNQPDAGTDDPLSIHNLRVHILSHGDRFDFYKRVVLNR